GTACAAGGAGGGCGGTATGCATCACGTCGAAGGTGGATGGCCGAAGGACGTGAACACTCACGATTTGGAACAGACGGTTCGTTACAGACGTAAAATAGAGAAGGACGAACTGTACATTCATACGATGCTTCAGTTGTTACCGGTGAGCGAGATGACATTCGAAATTGTGATTTGTCCCGAGTAAAAATGtcgttttcttcttcgcaACTTCTCCTTTTTGTTTCCCGGGAGCCCATGGAACATTACATCCTGCAAAACAACGTTTGCGACATATACGAGCAGTATTTTCACGACACAGAGGCAGCCCCGTTGGTTCAAAAGACTTTCTCGAGAACTGTCAATGTCTACAGAGATCCTCTACCCGTAAAACGTTCCATCACCCACATGTCCTGGTCTCCCGATCAAGGAACGAGACTCGCTGTAAGTTATTGTGATACGGATTTCAAGAGGACGATGAATTCCAGCCCATATTCTTACATTTGGGACGTAGGTGAGTGAAAGGCGTTCGGTTTGTTGCGATGTACCCTCATACAGTTGTTGCCGATAATGGTGTTGGCAAATAACGAGCTTCGAATATCGCGTTCCAGAAAATCCGAACAATCCGTTCATGGCTCTGAAACCCTTCTGCCCGAACCTGACTATGGAATACAACCCAAAAGACAGTAACGCGCTGGTTAGCGGCATGACGTCCGGGCAAGTTGCGTCTTGGGATATTCGACGGGGTTCGGAACCAGTCGAGACAAGCTTGGTCGAACACAGTCACCGAGAGCCGTGCAGCAAAGTTTTATGGATAAATTCAAAGACGGGGACGGAATTTTTCAGCGCTTCTAATGACGGACAGGTATAAGCAATGACAGCAGATGACTGGTCAAATAATTACCGAGCGAATCGAAGGATAATCCGGTACCTTTCAACTTCAGATCAAATGGTGGGATACCCGAAAATTACAAAGTCCGACCGAGAATTTGGTTATTGATTTGCTCAAGCCGGAGGAACAGGATGTTGGCAGGGCGACAGGCATTTCGGCCTTGCAGTTTGAACCGTCTATGGGTACAAGGTTCATGTGTGGTTTGGAAAACGGTAACTAAATTTGTTCTGTAATGGGAGAGTAACGCGCGGACTTAAAAATTTCGCATAATATTACTGCCACTGAATTGAAGGGTTGGTGATATCCGGAAACCGTAAGGGAAAAACACCCGGAGAGAAAATAGCGACTAGATTCAAAGCCCAGTACGGACCAGTAATCAGCGTTGAACGTAATCCaacttttgtaaaaaattttttgaccgTTGGAGATTGGACGGCGAGAATTTGGTCTGAGGATTGTAGGGAATCGTGTATTGCGTGGACACCGTGAGTAAAAGCATTCAATAGCGTTACTTCGTTCGAAGTCTGATCAGCGACTGTGAaactcgtatttttttttctttgcaataGAGGCCATAGAGATTTATTGACTAGCGGTGCTTGGAGCGCAACTCGGTTTTCCGTATTTTTTCTAACCAAAATGGACGGGACTTTGGATGTGTGGGACATACTTGTGCAGCAAGATTCGCCTGTTCTCAGCGTTAAGGTGAACATAAACAAATAGATCAATTTTCCCGGTAACATGAGTCGATCAGTTCACTCGGCAAACTATTTTGcttaatactttttttattatcatatttattttgtgaGCGCAACAGGTTTGCGACGAGGCTCTGACTTGCATCAGGCCTCACGTTGAAGGTAATCTTGCTGTGGTAGCCAGCAGAAATGGAACAGCGTACCTAGTCGAGTTTTCCGAGGCTCTGACGATTAATCAAAAAAACGACAAGCTTCTATTGACTGCGGTAAGCAGCAAATAAGCTCTACTATGAAGCACGTGCCATCTGCTTTCAAGCCTATGGAAATATTGTTCATTCGAGACTGATTTTTCAGCTATTAGAAAGAGAAACGCGGAGAGAAAAGGTGATCGAGGCTAAAAACAGGGAAACGCGTTTGAAACTGAAGACCGGGCGGCTCGAGGCGGAAACGGAGACGCAAGAAAGTTTGAACGCAAAGCTGGATGCGAGCAAAGCGATAGAGAGTCAAAAAGCAACGGAGGCAGATCCACTTACAATACAGTGCGAGTTGGATTACCAGCAAGCCGTTGACGCGGTAACGTCGcatcttttcctttttttaaattgcgcaaagcatttaatttcattgttatcaTTCATTTATAGGAAATAGTACGGCAAACTTCGATGGAAAATTCTGAAGTGAATAACAATACAGTGCAAAATGGATTGCCCGCAGCTCATTGAGGGTGACTTGTCGCAGTGATGTCGATTAAAATCTCGAAAAGCTAGTCGAAGAGCTTATGATGGACAAGCTCTATGGAATACAATGCGAGCAACGTATCAAAaattacagccaaaaaacgaaatatttcCTTCGTAATAACTTCGCTGCTGGTCCTTTGAAATCTTCGATGTCTTTTTTGGGTTTCTATGGGTCAATTAGTCTGTAAAAAGTCGTaaaaatcgattctgagacaaaaagttTCCGAGCTCTGAACATCGCAATCAAAGAAACAAGGCTAACCCCgttggaatttttcattcgaaattcaaccgattttcaaaaagcagaattgttttttgaaaagtgTTAGTATGGAAAAAACTTAGAGTAACTGTAACACATCACGgctgcgctaattttgatcgagatgaaatggatgctccgtatgtgagacggtatttaacgcagtgtcctgatttaaagacctaagaAGTTTATTGTCtgggatttattattttttttttttggtagggagagaaagaaagaagctTCTCAAAACCTCGAATGTATTTTAACAAACATTTAAAACTTAcgagcgaaaatttttatcgtccaactgtcgcagaacaacagcgttattagctgactcgttaactgaagaatacaTCTTTGGTCAACGGcggaccatcgaagggcctagccgcctgagtctggaatcggtaggaaagataaagtgcgtatttcttgtctgaagggtgaaaactaaaatcattatacatcatatcatatcatcacaCATCATGCATCATCGTACAtcattaaagttcgaaacctaAGTTTAAATGTTCGAAtcttcggatgttcagaaagtgacgtcacccaaaattttttttctcctgccGTTACCGATCTAtatagacgaaaatcagctagccgaattcctcagtcagGAAACAACTGCTCAGTAGAGAGGACGTacgagaatcgcgctccgcagatctcgacaccgggttctctacctccgtGGTTCCTACACTCcgggtccgctacctggt
Above is a genomic segment from Neodiprion pinetum isolate iyNeoPine1 chromosome 1, iyNeoPine1.2, whole genome shotgun sequence containing:
- the LOC124210702 gene encoding dynein intermediate chain 3, ciliary, whose product is METQYVYTKSRAQFGRWCSFSDSGPNTMVNIQSEPSLMHNFIRKNPITQGTQCSKIFAQHEVNTTTATYKEGGMHHVEGGWPKDVNTHDLEQTVRYRRKIEKDELYIHTMLQLLPPMEHYILQNNVCDIYEQYFHDTEAAPLVQKTFSRTVNVYRDPLPVKRSITHMSWSPDQGTRLAVSYCDTDFKRTMNSSPYSYIWDVENPNNPFMALKPFCPNLTMEYNPKDSNALVSGMTSGQVASWDIRRGSEPVETSLVEHSHREPCSKVLWINSKTGTEFFSASNDGQIKWWDTRKLQSPTENLVIDLLKPEEQDVGRATGISALQFEPSMGTRFMCGLENGLVISGNRKGKTPGEKIATRFKAQYGPVISVERNPTFVKNFLTVGDWTARIWSEDCRESCIAWTPGHRDLLTSGAWSATRFSVFFLTKMDGTLDVWDILVQQDSPVLSVKVCDEALTCIRPHVEGNLAVVASRNGTAYLVEFSEALTINQKNDKLLLTALLERETRREKVIEAKNRETRLKLKTGRLEAETETQESLNAKLDASKAIESQKATEADPLTIQCELDYQQAVDAEIVRQTSMENSEVNNNTVQNGLPAAH